From the Acidimicrobiia bacterium genome, one window contains:
- a CDS encoding 3-dehydroquinate synthase: MEQILINERSEILIGRGTPDPFLPPRTSRTQAAVLAQPGAGEVADRTIRAIRSGGTPATLKVMPDGDAVKDMQVASSTYEWLAELNIGRHDTIVGVGGGAITDFAGFIAGTWLRGVEAVYQSTTLLGAVDASVGGKTGLNLRGKNLIGLFRHPSRVVIDVNGIEQLPEHLLREGFAEAIKAGFIADPGLVDLFDRSGGQPDLTQVITRAVRVKVDVVSADFREEGRRGILNYGHTIGHGIEVAAGISHGEAVAIGMVAAGAVSEIRCGFRGAARQRGLLEQLGLPVVSPGVDLDQVRRLIGLDKKRDAEGLRMALLEDFGRTKLVYVTDDDISVGLAAVGLV; encoded by the coding sequence ATGGAACAGATTCTGATCAACGAGAGATCTGAGATTCTGATCGGGCGCGGAACGCCGGATCCCTTTCTGCCACCGCGGACGTCACGCACGCAAGCGGCGGTCCTTGCCCAGCCTGGAGCGGGCGAAGTCGCCGACCGCACGATCCGGGCGATTCGATCCGGTGGAACGCCTGCGACGCTGAAGGTCATGCCGGACGGTGATGCCGTCAAGGACATGCAGGTGGCCTCGTCGACGTACGAGTGGCTCGCCGAACTCAACATCGGCCGGCACGACACGATCGTAGGGGTCGGAGGTGGAGCCATCACTGATTTTGCCGGGTTCATCGCCGGGACGTGGTTGCGAGGTGTCGAAGCCGTCTATCAATCGACGACGCTCCTGGGCGCCGTAGACGCCTCTGTAGGAGGAAAGACCGGCCTCAACTTGAGAGGTAAGAACCTCATCGGCCTGTTCCGCCATCCGAGCAGAGTGGTGATCGATGTCAACGGGATCGAGCAACTGCCGGAGCATCTCCTTCGGGAAGGCTTCGCCGAAGCCATCAAGGCGGGGTTCATCGCCGACCCGGGCCTGGTGGACCTATTCGACCGCAGCGGCGGTCAACCCGACCTGACCCAGGTCATCACCCGGGCAGTGCGAGTGAAGGTCGACGTAGTGTCCGCCGACTTCCGCGAAGAGGGGAGGAGAGGCATTCTCAACTACGGGCACACAATCGGACACGGAATCGAAGTCGCGGCCGGTATTTCGCACGGCGAAGCCGTGGCGATCGGGATGGTGGCGGCGGGTGCAGTCAGCGAAATCCGATGTGGGTTCCGCGGCGCGGCTCGACAGCGAGGCTTGCTGGAACAGCTCGGCCTTCCAGTCGTCTCACCCGGTGTGGATCTCGACCAGGTGCGCCGTCTCATCGGTCTCGACAAGAAGCGTGATGCAGAGGGGCTGCGGATGGCACTCCTCGAGGACTTCGGCCGGACGAAACTCGTGTACGTCACCGATGACGATATCTCAGTGGGGCTGGCGGCGGTCGGACTGGTCTGA
- a CDS encoding shikimate kinase, with the protein MAHLWLIGMMGSGKTVVGRRIAELTGCRFVDTDVRVVSEAGRSIAEMFEGDGEASFREAEAAVLNRLAGERDTVVATGGGIVLSDANIDLIRATGTVVYLAARPATLARRIGDEPGRPLLVTADRLTVLTEVLAARSGLYDRACHGVIETDDLTPDQVAGEAIVRWNRF; encoded by the coding sequence ATGGCGCACCTGTGGCTGATCGGCATGATGGGATCCGGCAAGACGGTGGTCGGCCGGCGCATCGCCGAGTTGACCGGTTGTCGTTTCGTTGACACCGACGTCCGGGTCGTTTCGGAGGCGGGCAGGTCGATTGCCGAGATGTTCGAAGGCGACGGAGAGGCATCGTTTCGAGAAGCCGAGGCCGCGGTGTTGAACCGCCTGGCCGGCGAGAGAGACACGGTGGTGGCGACCGGCGGTGGAATCGTCCTCAGTGACGCGAATATCGACCTGATTCGTGCCACCGGGACCGTTGTCTATCTCGCTGCTCGTCCGGCGACACTGGCGAGGCGGATCGGTGACGAACCTGGCCGGCCGCTGCTGGTCACCGCAGATCGTTTGACCGTCCTGACAGAGGTCCTGGCGGCTCGAAGCGGACTGTACGATCGTGCCTGCCACGGGGTAATAGAAACCGATGATCTCACCCCAGATCAGGTTGCGGGGGAGGCAATCGTCCGATGGAACAGATTCTGA
- the aroC gene encoding chorismate synthase yields MIRFLTAGESHGPGLVAIVEGLPAGLPFSTGELSVELARRRMGYGRGNRMKLEKDELEVLGGIRHGFTLGSPVAVLIRNTEWPRWAEEMSAEPAQPKRPLTTPRPGHADLAGMLKYDTHDARDVLERSSARETAARTIVGYLCKQLLSLVDVEVVSHVVAIGSVETSAGSVPTPADRRAIDDSPVRVFDPTAEQSMIAEIEAAKADRDTLGGIVEVIAYGLPAGIGSHVHWDRKIDALLAEALMSIQAIKAVEVGDGFATARERGSTAHDEIFYEDGSWRRNRDRAGGTEGGMSTGQPLRVRAAMKPIATLMRPLASVDVTTKEADVAFRERSDICAVPAAAVVAEQMVAFVLAAEMQRSFGGDTVDDFRQTVDAYRARLDAF; encoded by the coding sequence ATGATTCGATTCCTCACCGCCGGTGAATCGCACGGTCCGGGCCTCGTCGCCATCGTCGAAGGACTCCCGGCCGGCCTGCCCTTTTCCACCGGGGAGCTCTCGGTCGAACTGGCGCGGCGTCGCATGGGCTACGGACGCGGGAATCGAATGAAGCTCGAAAAGGACGAACTCGAGGTGCTGGGTGGGATCCGTCACGGTTTCACGCTGGGTAGCCCCGTGGCCGTCCTGATACGCAACACCGAGTGGCCGCGCTGGGCCGAGGAGATGTCGGCAGAACCGGCACAGCCCAAACGGCCACTGACCACGCCGCGCCCCGGCCATGCGGATCTCGCCGGGATGCTCAAATACGACACCCACGACGCCAGGGATGTTCTCGAGCGATCGTCGGCTCGCGAAACGGCGGCGCGGACCATCGTTGGATACCTGTGCAAGCAGTTACTCTCCCTGGTCGACGTCGAGGTCGTGAGCCACGTGGTCGCCATCGGTTCGGTGGAGACATCCGCTGGATCAGTTCCGACCCCGGCCGATCGCCGGGCCATCGATGATTCACCGGTGCGGGTGTTCGATCCGACCGCAGAGCAGTCGATGATTGCCGAGATCGAGGCGGCCAAAGCCGATCGCGACACGCTCGGCGGCATAGTTGAGGTCATCGCATACGGGTTACCGGCCGGGATCGGCAGCCATGTGCATTGGGATCGAAAGATCGACGCCCTGCTGGCCGAAGCGCTCATGTCGATTCAAGCGATCAAGGCGGTTGAGGTGGGGGACGGATTTGCCACGGCGCGCGAGCGTGGCTCGACGGCGCACGACGAGATCTTCTACGAAGACGGCTCGTGGCGTCGTAATCGCGATCGAGCCGGCGGCACCGAAGGCGGGATGTCGACCGGACAGCCTTTGCGCGTTCGGGCCGCCATGAAGCCAATCGCCACATTGATGCGCCCTTTGGCGAGCGTTGATGTCACCACCAAGGAAGCGGACGTCGCATTCCGAGAACGTTCCGACATATGCGCGGTCCCAGCTGCCGCCGTTGTGGCCGAGCAAATGGTCGCATTCGTTCTGGCCGCCGAGATGCAACGCTCTTTTGGTGGTGACACGGTGGATGACTTCCGGCAGACCGTCGATGCGTACAGGGCCCGGCTCGACGCCTTCTGA
- a CDS encoding dihydroorotase: MIRLRGGMLVTPSGIRRADIMIEDGRIAGIGAGSAGGKVLDCSGCLIGPGFVDIHVHFREPGQTWKEDIETGSRAAAAGGFTGVVPMANTDPATDRGHLVESMVRRGDEVGLVEVRPAAALTAGRRGDEVGPIEELWEAGVRIFSDDGDSVARPEVLEEAMVRIGRLGGVAAQHAEEAALTAGGHIHEGIVSAALGIGGLPAEAEERVVARDLVLAARTGVRYHVQHVSTAGTVSLVRAARSDGVPVTAEAAPHHFSLDHRRLLDRNPVMKMYPPLRTADDVAAVAGAVRDGTIEVIATDHAPHTSKEKEVALEDAPRGIIGLETSASIAWSILEDDPVAFFQRMAVAPAHLAEFVDHGQWLETGGPANVVVFDPDRIWTPEHFESRSQNSPWLGTPLRGRPVVTIYKGLLTNEVGR; encoded by the coding sequence ATGATCAGGCTTCGTGGTGGCATGCTCGTGACTCCCAGCGGGATTCGTCGCGCCGACATCATGATCGAGGACGGTCGGATAGCAGGCATCGGTGCCGGTTCTGCGGGCGGCAAGGTCCTGGATTGTTCAGGGTGTTTGATCGGGCCGGGCTTCGTTGATATTCATGTTCACTTCCGGGAGCCGGGTCAAACCTGGAAGGAAGACATCGAGACCGGTTCGCGGGCTGCCGCGGCCGGAGGCTTCACCGGTGTGGTCCCGATGGCCAACACCGATCCTGCTACCGACCGTGGACATCTGGTCGAATCAATGGTTCGCCGAGGGGACGAGGTTGGACTCGTCGAGGTGCGGCCGGCGGCGGCGCTGACCGCCGGCCGAAGAGGTGATGAGGTCGGCCCGATCGAAGAACTCTGGGAGGCGGGCGTGCGGATCTTCAGCGACGATGGCGACAGCGTGGCCCGACCCGAGGTGCTGGAGGAGGCGATGGTCCGTATCGGCAGGCTCGGCGGCGTCGCGGCCCAGCACGCCGAGGAGGCCGCGCTGACGGCAGGTGGGCACATCCATGAGGGTATCGTGTCGGCCGCCCTCGGCATCGGCGGGCTCCCGGCGGAGGCGGAGGAGCGAGTGGTCGCTCGTGATCTGGTACTCGCGGCCAGAACGGGGGTCCGCTACCACGTCCAGCATGTTTCGACGGCCGGTACCGTTTCGCTGGTACGAGCGGCGCGATCCGACGGTGTCCCGGTCACGGCCGAGGCTGCACCCCACCACTTCTCGCTCGATCATCGCCGCCTTCTCGATCGCAACCCGGTCATGAAGATGTATCCACCGCTGCGGACCGCAGACGATGTTGCCGCGGTAGCCGGCGCCGTTCGTGATGGGACGATTGAAGTAATCGCCACGGACCATGCACCACACACGAGCAAGGAAAAGGAAGTGGCGCTCGAGGATGCTCCGAGGGGGATCATCGGACTCGAGACCTCAGCGTCAATTGCCTGGTCCATCCTCGAAGATGATCCGGTTGCGTTCTTTCAACGAATGGCCGTTGCCCCGGCCCACCTGGCCGAATTCGTCGACCATGGACAATGGCTGGAAACGGGTGGCCCGGCGAATGTGGTGGTGTTCGATCCAGACCGGATCTGGACTCCTGAACACTTCGAATCGAGATCACAGAACTCGCCCTGGCTGGGCACTCCGCTGAGAGGACGGCCCGTCGTCACGATCTACAAAGGTCTCTTGACGAACGAGGTGGGCAGGTGA
- the nusB gene encoding transcription antitermination factor NusB — MNVEPRDIALQHLYEAEQRKADHVDIDNVSTKANRIIRGVLEHKATLDRSIEEASEHWSLERMPPVDRTVLRIGLYELRYERDVPQAVIVSEAVRLAKTYSTERSGAFVNGVLGHLARAERSTEE, encoded by the coding sequence GTGAACGTCGAGCCGCGCGACATAGCGCTTCAACACCTGTACGAGGCAGAACAGCGAAAGGCTGATCACGTGGACATCGACAACGTGTCCACCAAGGCAAACCGGATCATCCGGGGCGTACTCGAACACAAAGCCACCCTCGATCGATCCATCGAAGAGGCTTCAGAACACTGGAGCCTCGAACGGATGCCGCCCGTCGATCGCACCGTGTTACGTATCGGGCTCTACGAACTTCGATATGAACGAGATGTCCCCCAAGCGGTGATCGTGTCTGAGGCAGTTCGACTGGCCAAGACTTACTCCACAGAGCGAAGCGGTGCTTTCGTGAACGGGGTGCTCGGTCATCTGGCGAGAGCAGAGCGTTCAACCGAGGAGTGA
- the carA gene encoding glutamine-hydrolyzing carbamoyl-phosphate synthase small subunit: protein MKTPGYVITADGTVFEGHSIGVEGISSGELVFNTSMTGYQEILTDPSYAGQIVLMTSPHIGNYGTTGLDSQADRPFGAGLVVRSLARTHSNWRAEGSLADYLQLHGVIAVAGVDTRRLTRHVRSFGSMPAAIGGGVDRAAVRSAAVEAPRLEGRDLVKDVTTSRPYEVPAVGPRRGRIVALDLGIKRDICARLAGHGLDVTVVPAGTSAADIAALHPDALFLSNGPGDPEPLAGPIAAVRATLGTMPVFGICLGHQVLGLALGAATVKLPFGHHGGNHPVRRISDGRVSITAHNHGFSVDLAGLGTPDERGAVESPYGPVEPTYVNLNDRTLEGLRAGEAGAFGVQFHPEAAPGPHDADPLFGEFIRALGS from the coding sequence GTGAAGACGCCGGGATACGTCATCACAGCAGACGGAACCGTCTTCGAGGGGCACAGCATCGGCGTCGAAGGGATCTCCAGCGGCGAACTGGTATTCAACACCTCGATGACCGGATATCAGGAGATCCTCACCGATCCCTCCTATGCGGGGCAGATCGTCCTCATGACATCTCCGCACATCGGCAATTACGGTACGACCGGCCTGGACTCCCAGGCCGACCGGCCTTTCGGCGCAGGACTGGTCGTGCGGTCGCTGGCTCGAACCCATTCGAACTGGCGTGCAGAGGGCTCGCTCGCCGACTACCTCCAACTGCACGGGGTGATCGCGGTGGCCGGTGTCGATACCCGTCGATTGACTCGCCATGTGCGGAGCTTCGGTTCGATGCCCGCCGCCATTGGTGGCGGAGTCGACCGGGCGGCGGTTCGGTCGGCGGCCGTCGAGGCACCTCGATTGGAAGGCCGCGACCTGGTGAAAGATGTCACCACGTCCCGGCCCTACGAGGTACCGGCAGTCGGTCCGCGGCGCGGCCGGATCGTTGCGCTCGACCTGGGAATCAAACGGGACATCTGCGCGCGTCTGGCCGGTCACGGCCTCGACGTCACGGTCGTGCCTGCCGGAACCAGTGCGGCCGACATTGCAGCACTCCACCCCGACGCTCTGTTCTTGTCGAACGGACCGGGTGACCCGGAACCGCTCGCCGGTCCGATCGCAGCGGTGCGGGCGACGCTCGGCACCATGCCTGTGTTCGGGATCTGTCTCGGCCACCAGGTCCTCGGACTGGCCCTGGGCGCCGCCACGGTCAAGCTGCCGTTCGGCCACCATGGTGGCAATCACCCGGTGCGCAGGATCAGCGACGGTCGCGTGTCGATCACCGCCCACAATCATGGGTTCTCGGTGGACCTGGCCGGCCTCGGGACGCCGGACGAACGGGGAGCCGTGGAGTCACCGTACGGTCCCGTTGAGCCCACCTACGTGAACCTCAACGACCGCACACTCGAGGGCCTGCGCGCCGGAGAGGCCGGAGCGTTTGGAGTCCAGTTTCATCCCGAGGCCGCACCAGGACCACACGACGCCGACCCCTTGTTCGGCGAGTTCATAAGGGCATTAGGCTCCTGA
- the efp gene encoding elongation factor P, translating into MISTNEVKPGMALQLDNGLFNIVEYQHVKPGKGKAFVRMKLKNVETGAVLDRTFRAGEDVDRAIIERKDHQYLFRDDMGFHFMDLETYGQFAVSTDLIGDDERFMVEGMTVVLAMYEGTPIGVDLPAAVELKVTESEPAVKGDRVSGATKPVTVETGLVVQVPLFVDSGDVIKVDTRSGAYLTRA; encoded by the coding sequence ATGATCTCCACGAACGAAGTAAAGCCGGGAATGGCGTTGCAGCTCGACAACGGTCTATTCAATATCGTCGAGTACCAGCATGTCAAGCCCGGCAAGGGTAAGGCGTTTGTTCGTATGAAGCTCAAGAACGTCGAGACCGGAGCCGTCCTCGACCGGACGTTTCGCGCTGGTGAAGACGTCGACAGAGCGATCATCGAGCGGAAAGATCACCAGTACCTCTTCCGCGATGACATGGGATTCCACTTCATGGACCTCGAAACGTACGGCCAGTTCGCCGTCTCGACGGATCTGATCGGTGACGATGAGCGCTTCATGGTTGAGGGGATGACCGTTGTGCTGGCGATGTACGAGGGAACACCCATCGGTGTCGACCTCCCTGCCGCGGTGGAACTGAAGGTCACGGAATCCGAACCGGCCGTCAAGGGAGATCGCGTATCGGGCGCCACGAAACCGGTCACGGTCGAGACGGGCCTGGTCGTACAGGTTCCCCTCTTTGTCGACTCGGGCGATGTGATCAAGGTCGATACCCGCAGCGGCGCCTACCTCACTCGCGCGTGA
- the pyrR gene encoding bifunctional pyr operon transcriptional regulator/uracil phosphoribosyltransferase PyrR has protein sequence MTTVMTSADIERSLRRLAHEILEATVGADLALVGIQTRGVPLAERLARNLNDIGGMPVPVGGLDISRHRDDRPAPMEAVQSDLPFGITEKTVILVDDVLYTGRTARAALDALIERGRPAAVRLVVLVDRGHRQLPVRADHVGKNLPTSRDQRVSVQVCEVDGVDQVLLEEVET, from the coding sequence ATGACCACCGTGATGACCTCCGCCGACATCGAGAGGTCGCTGCGACGCCTCGCTCATGAGATCCTCGAAGCGACGGTTGGCGCCGATCTCGCCCTGGTCGGGATCCAGACGCGCGGGGTGCCACTGGCCGAACGGCTCGCCCGCAACCTGAACGACATTGGCGGAATGCCGGTGCCGGTCGGAGGATTAGATATCAGCCGGCATCGTGACGATCGGCCGGCTCCCATGGAGGCCGTCCAATCTGATCTCCCGTTTGGCATCACCGAGAAGACCGTGATTCTGGTCGACGACGTGCTTTACACCGGGCGCACCGCCCGCGCCGCCCTAGACGCCTTGATCGAGCGTGGCCGCCCGGCCGCCGTCCGGTTGGTGGTGCTGGTGGATCGCGGGCATCGCCAGCTACCCGTTCGAGCCGACCACGTTGGTAAGAACCTTCCCACCTCCCGGGACCAGCGAGTCAGCGTGCAGGTCTGCGAGGTCGACGGTGTCGACCAGGTGCTGTTGGAGGAGGTCGAGACATGA